In a genomic window of Flavobacteriales bacterium:
- the purD gene encoding phosphoribosylamine--glycine ligase, with product MNVLLIGSGGREHALAWKIAQSSLLDALYVAPGNPGTLRHGRSADIDPADHKALRNFILEKNIRIVVVGPEGPLVDGLHDRIAEDPKLAGVTVIGPKAEGARLEGSKDFAKEFMFRHNIPTAAHRTFTKGQLQDAIEHLDRVNAPYVVKADGLAAGKGVIITNDKKEAAKALRDMLQSGRFGEAGERVVIEQHLKGVECSAFLITDGDAFKMLPAAKDYKRIGNADSGPNTGGMGAVSPVTFADKDFMQKVHDRVAAPTVRGMKKDGLAYQGFLFMGLMNVNGDPYVIEYNVRLGDPETQAILPRLKSDLLDLFEGIATGTLSERHVDVDDRTAVTIVLASAGYPGDYEKGKPITGVEQVRDAYVFHAGTRTKNDALVTDGGRVLSVTGIGKDLESAIASAYRAADAIHFEGRYRRDDIGKDLVKQPAQRAAAVKP from the coding sequence ATGAATGTTCTCTTGATCGGCAGTGGCGGACGCGAGCATGCGCTGGCTTGGAAGATCGCGCAGAGCTCCTTGCTCGATGCGCTCTATGTGGCGCCCGGCAACCCCGGCACCTTGCGCCATGGCCGGAGCGCGGACATTGACCCCGCTGACCACAAGGCCCTGCGCAACTTCATCCTGGAGAAGAACATCCGCATCGTGGTGGTGGGCCCCGAAGGCCCGCTGGTGGATGGCCTGCACGACCGGATCGCGGAGGACCCGAAGCTCGCCGGCGTCACGGTGATCGGTCCCAAGGCGGAGGGCGCGCGCCTCGAGGGCAGCAAGGACTTCGCGAAGGAGTTCATGTTCCGCCACAACATCCCCACGGCGGCGCACCGCACCTTCACGAAGGGCCAGTTGCAAGACGCCATCGAGCACCTGGACCGTGTGAACGCGCCCTACGTGGTGAAGGCCGATGGCCTCGCGGCCGGCAAGGGCGTGATCATCACCAACGACAAGAAGGAGGCGGCCAAGGCGCTGCGCGACATGCTGCAGAGCGGACGCTTCGGAGAGGCCGGAGAGCGCGTGGTGATCGAGCAGCACCTGAAGGGCGTGGAGTGCAGCGCCTTCCTGATCACCGACGGGGATGCGTTCAAGATGCTGCCCGCCGCCAAGGACTACAAGCGCATCGGCAACGCCGACAGCGGCCCCAACACCGGCGGCATGGGCGCGGTATCGCCCGTGACTTTTGCCGATAAGGATTTCATGCAGAAGGTGCACGACCGCGTGGCGGCGCCCACCGTGCGCGGCATGAAGAAGGATGGCCTCGCCTACCAGGGCTTCCTCTTCATGGGACTGATGAACGTGAATGGCGACCCCTATGTGATCGAGTACAACGTGCGCCTGGGCGATCCCGAGACGCAAGCGATCCTGCCGCGCCTGAAGAGCGATCTGCTCGATCTCTTCGAAGGCATCGCCACAGGCACGCTCAGCGAGCGCCATGTGGATGTGGACGACCGCACCGCCGTGACCATCGTGCTCGCTTCAGCAGGCTACCCCGGCGACTACGAGAAGGGCAAGCCGATCACCGGCGTGGAGCAGGTGCGCGACGCCTACGTGTTCCACGCGGGCACCCGAACGAAGAACGATGCGCTGGTGACCGATGGCGGGCGCGTGCTCAGCGTCACCGGCATCGGCAAGGACCTGGAGAGCGCGATCGCCTCCGCCTACCGCGCCGCGGACGCCATCCACTTTGAGGGGCGATACCGCCGAGACGATATCGGGAAGGACCTGGTGAAGCAGCCCGCGCAACGCGCGGCTGCAGTGAAGCCGTAA
- a CDS encoding biopolymer transporter ExbD: protein MSRFKEKKGSTPAISTASLPDIIFMLLFFFMVTTVMREVDLKVKVVLPEANEVAKLEDKALVDYLYIGPPADKARGTEPLLQLNDDFATLSEIDAFVVAGNERRDEVLRGKITRSLKVDKDTYMKFVTDVKQELRKSNALKINYSTSRGR, encoded by the coding sequence ATGTCGCGCTTCAAGGAAAAGAAAGGATCCACACCGGCCATCAGCACGGCCTCATTGCCCGACATCATCTTCATGCTCCTCTTCTTCTTCATGGTCACCACCGTGATGCGCGAAGTGGACCTGAAGGTGAAAGTGGTGCTGCCCGAAGCCAACGAAGTGGCCAAGCTCGAGGACAAGGCCTTGGTCGATTACCTCTACATCGGCCCCCCCGCGGACAAGGCACGCGGCACCGAGCCCCTGTTGCAGCTCAACGACGACTTCGCGACCCTCAGTGAGATCGACGCCTTCGTGGTGGCGGGAAACGAGCGGCGCGATGAAGTTCTGCGCGGCAAGATCACCCGCTCACTGAAGGTGGACAAGGACACCTACATGAAGTTCGTGACCGATGTGAAGCAGGAGCTGCGCAAGAGCAACGCCCTGAAGATCAACTACAGCACCTCGCGCGGCCGCTGA
- a CDS encoding biopolymer transporter ExbD: MLKKRAKSGPGEINAGSMADIAFLLLIFFLVTTTMDTDVGILRLLPPMVETPPDPDVINKRNVYEVLVNDADQLLVEGEPMDIKELRAGAKEFMTNPANLDNLPAKTKVSAAFCREQLQSEQGLDGRRNRYLEGPLRGGREEMGRQAQGH, translated from the coding sequence ATGCTGAAGAAACGCGCCAAGTCAGGCCCGGGCGAGATCAATGCCGGCTCCATGGCCGACATCGCCTTCCTGCTGCTGATCTTCTTCCTGGTGACCACCACCATGGATACCGATGTGGGCATACTGCGCCTGCTGCCGCCAATGGTGGAAACCCCTCCGGATCCGGATGTCATCAACAAGCGCAACGTTTACGAGGTGCTCGTGAACGACGCCGACCAGCTCCTGGTCGAGGGCGAGCCGATGGACATCAAGGAACTGCGCGCCGGGGCCAAGGAATTCATGACCAACCCGGCCAACCTGGATAATCTGCCCGCCAAGACCAAGGTGAGCGCGGCATTCTGCAGGGAGCAGCTCCAATCTGAACAAGGGCTGGATGGCCGCCGCAACCGATACCTCGAAGGCCCGCTTCGAGGAGGGCGTGAAGAAATGGGAAGGCAAGCTCAAGGCCATTGA
- a CDS encoding MotA/TolQ/ExbB proton channel family protein: MVRKFLSLCMAAFVGLSLLTTPVMAQDAPAAASTEVAADAGSAGGHQMFKQRFIEGDPIWMAPVLVCLILGLAMVIERIIYLNMASTNTDKLLGSVEEALKSGGIDAAQEVCRNTRGPVAGIFYQGLDRAHEGVDIAEKSIVAYGGVEVGRLERGLPWIALFIALAPMLGFLGTVVGMIFAFDQIAIANNISPAIVAGGIKVALLTTVFGLIVAIILQIFYNYLQSKIDSISGQMEEASISLVDMLVKHNMSKH, translated from the coding sequence ATGGTACGCAAGTTCTTGTCCCTCTGCATGGCGGCCTTCGTCGGCCTCAGCCTGCTCACCACCCCGGTCATGGCTCAGGACGCCCCCGCCGCGGCTTCCACTGAAGTTGCCGCCGATGCCGGTTCCGCTGGTGGCCACCAAATGTTCAAGCAGCGCTTCATCGAGGGCGATCCCATCTGGATGGCGCCGGTGCTCGTGTGCTTGATCCTTGGCTTGGCCATGGTGATCGAGCGCATCATCTACCTGAACATGGCCAGCACCAACACCGACAAGCTCCTCGGGTCCGTGGAAGAAGCCCTCAAGAGCGGCGGCATCGATGCGGCCCAGGAAGTCTGCCGCAACACCCGCGGGCCCGTGGCCGGCATCTTCTACCAAGGCCTCGACCGCGCGCACGAGGGCGTGGACATCGCCGAGAAGAGCATTGTGGCTTACGGTGGCGTGGAAGTGGGCCGCCTCGAGCGCGGCCTGCCCTGGATCGCGCTCTTCATCGCATTGGCGCCCATGCTCGGATTCCTGGGAACCGTGGTCGGGATGATCTTCGCGTTCGACCAGATCGCGATCGCCAACAACATCAGCCCGGCCATCGTGGCGGGCGGCATCAAGGTGGCGCTGCTCACCACGGTGTTCGGCCTCATCGTCGCCATCATCCTGCAGATCTTCTACAACTACCTGCAGAGCAAGATCGACAGCATCAGCGGCCAGATGGAAGAGGCTTCCATCAGCCTGGTTGACATGCTGGTGAAGCACAACATGAGCAAGCACTGA
- a CDS encoding type I asparaginase — MSASVLLIYTGGTIGMLADPRTGALRPMDLAHLEEQVPELERVGVRLGATAFEQPIDSSDMRPADWVRIARIIGDRYHEFDGFVVLHGSDTMAYTASALSFLLEGLTKPVILTGSQLPIGTIRTDAKENLITAIEVAAAKDEQGRSMVPEVAVYFEYRLMRGNRTVKVHAERFEAFRSPNWPALAEAGVHLRYDRSAILPHRSGPLTVHERVDSRVGVIRLFPGISAEWVAHALATPGLRAVLLTTFGSGNGPTDPGFIGALRGARERGVHLLNATQCVGGRVDQGRYVTSRAFVDLGVIPCADMTVEAALAKTMFLLAADPPAGAFAQRMAAPIAGELTLG; from the coding sequence ATGAGCGCTTCCGTCCTCCTGATCTACACCGGCGGCACCATCGGCATGCTCGCCGATCCGCGCACCGGGGCGCTGCGCCCCATGGACCTCGCGCACCTGGAGGAGCAGGTGCCCGAATTGGAGCGGGTGGGTGTCCGGTTGGGCGCAACGGCCTTCGAGCAGCCCATCGACAGCAGCGACATGCGGCCGGCGGACTGGGTTCGCATCGCGCGGATCATCGGCGATCGCTACCACGAATTCGATGGTTTCGTGGTGCTGCATGGCAGCGATACCATGGCGTACACGGCAAGCGCGCTGAGCTTCCTGCTGGAGGGTCTCACGAAGCCCGTGATCCTAACCGGATCGCAATTGCCCATCGGCACCATCCGCACCGATGCCAAGGAGAACCTGATCACCGCCATCGAGGTGGCGGCCGCCAAGGATGAACAAGGCCGCTCGATGGTGCCCGAAGTAGCCGTGTACTTCGAGTACCGCTTGATGCGCGGCAACCGCACGGTGAAGGTGCATGCCGAGCGCTTCGAGGCCTTCCGATCACCGAATTGGCCAGCCCTGGCCGAGGCCGGTGTTCACCTGCGCTATGACCGCTCCGCGATCCTGCCGCACCGAAGCGGGCCGCTCACGGTGCATGAGCGGGTCGATTCCCGCGTGGGGGTGATCCGTTTGTTCCCGGGAATCTCCGCGGAATGGGTGGCGCATGCCTTGGCCACCCCCGGCCTGCGTGCGGTACTGCTCACCACCTTCGGAAGCGGCAATGGCCCTACCGATCCGGGTTTCATCGGAGCCCTGCGCGGTGCACGTGAGCGGGGCGTCCACCTGCTCAACGCGACCCAATGCGTGGGCGGCCGCGTGGACCAAGGCCGATATGTGACCAGCCGTGCGTTCGTTGACCTGGGCGTGATACCATGCGCCGACATGACCGTCGAAGCCGCACTAGCCAAGACAATGTTCCTGCTCGCCGCGGATCCGCCTGCGGGTGCATTCGCCCAACGAATGGCAGCACCGATCGCGGGTGAATTGACGTTGGGGTAA
- a CDS encoding TatD family hydrolase, translating into MQLTDTHAHLYSTKFDADREAMLLRAAEAGVSKLFLPNVDHESIAGMDALVAAHPDRCFAMMGLHPCHVGEDNAATMEEVERLLRTGRYCAVGEIGIDLYWDKTFLAQQQEVFRQQVRWAKELHLPIAIHCRESFNEVIAIVEEENGDSLTGVFHCFTGSAEEARRVIALKGFCLGIGGVVTYPKGGLFETLREVGAAHCVLETDAPYLAPVPYRGKRNEPSYLTHIAAKLAEATGLPVEEIAAITTRNAELLFRR; encoded by the coding sequence GTGCAACTGACCGACACCCACGCCCATCTCTACAGCACCAAGTTCGATGCGGACCGAGAGGCCATGCTCCTGCGCGCGGCCGAGGCCGGTGTCTCGAAGCTCTTCCTGCCGAACGTGGATCACGAGAGCATCGCCGGCATGGATGCGCTCGTGGCCGCGCACCCCGATCGCTGTTTCGCCATGATGGGCCTGCACCCGTGCCATGTGGGTGAGGACAATGCCGCCACGATGGAAGAGGTGGAGCGCTTGCTGCGCACCGGCCGCTATTGCGCCGTGGGCGAGATCGGCATCGACCTGTACTGGGACAAGACCTTCCTCGCGCAGCAGCAGGAGGTGTTCCGCCAACAGGTACGCTGGGCGAAGGAGCTGCACTTGCCGATCGCCATCCATTGCCGCGAGAGCTTCAACGAGGTGATCGCCATCGTGGAAGAGGAGAATGGCGATTCGCTCACCGGCGTGTTCCATTGCTTCACCGGAAGCGCGGAAGAAGCGCGGCGCGTGATCGCATTGAAAGGCTTCTGCCTCGGCATCGGAGGCGTGGTCACCTACCCGAAGGGCGGCTTGTTCGAGACCCTGCGCGAGGTGGGCGCTGCGCACTGCGTGCTGGAGACCGATGCGCCCTACCTCGCGCCCGTGCCCTACCGTGGCAAGCGAAACGAGCCCAGCTACCTCACGCACATCGCCGCCAAGCTCGCGGAGGCCACGGGCCTTCCGGTGGAAGAGATCGCCGCGATCACCACGCGGAACGCCGAGCTACTTTTCCGGCGATGA